The following coding sequences lie in one Glycine soja cultivar W05 chromosome 16, ASM419377v2, whole genome shotgun sequence genomic window:
- the LOC114389765 gene encoding uncharacterized protein LOC114389765, producing MLTKKNRYIHNDTIIVEGNCSAVIQRILPLKHKDPGSVTIPCSIGEVVVGKALIDLGASINLIPFSMCQRLGELEIMPTFMTLQLAYHSITRTYGVIEDVLVKVKYLIFPADFVVMDIEEDFDIPLILGHPFMSTASCMVDKGKKMLQMGIEDQKISFDLFHKDKDPPNRNVCLKVHVMEEKRPEKKVLEVGTLLDPR from the coding sequence atgCTGACCAAGAAGAACCGGTACATACATAATGATACTATTATAGTGGAAGGTAACTGTAGTGCGGTCATTCAACGCATCCTTCCCTtaaagcacaaagatcctggaaGTGTCACTATACCGTGTTCCATTGGCGAGGTTGTTGTAGGtaaagctctcatagacttgggagctagtatcaatttaatTCCTTTCTCCATGTGCCAGCGACTTGGAGAGCTAGAGATAATGCCCACATTCATGACCCTCCAGTTAGCTTATCACTCCATCACAAGGAcatatggagtgattgaagatgtCTTGGTGAAGGTCAAGTATCTGATTTTTCCAGCTGATTTCGTCGTGATGGATATAGAAGAGGACTTTGACATTCCTCTTATTCTTGGACATCCATTCATGTCTACCGCAAGCTGCATGGTAGACAAGGGAAAGAAGATGCTGCAAATGGGCATAGAAGATCAGAAAATCAGCTTTGACCTGTTCCATAAAGATAAAGATCCACCTAACCGAAATGTTTGTTTGAAGGTTcatgtgatggaggaaaagAGACCTGAGAAAAAGGTTCTGGAAGTAGGAACCTTGTTGGACCCTAGATAA